The following are encoded in a window of Corynebacterium marinum DSM 44953 genomic DNA:
- a CDS encoding [protein-PII] uridylyltransferase, translated as MTTPPSDPSTLRSGAVARTRELLAGLTVPEGCALAATGSLARGDMTPHSDLDLLLLHPEGVEPELTDFWYPVWDSAFRVDHAVRTLTECVDMISADSTAALALLEMSHLAGDAELTARTRAAVLTRWRTEIHRNFNALADTAIARWRRFGSVVAMTHPDLKNGRGGLRDLDLIRALALANLCDEPPLTEERALLLDVRTLLHTHARRRRDVLDPEFAEDIATELGLTDRHELSARLADAARRIDAAVTAALATARAALVPRTRGQRRPLDVDVVDHDGEITLSRRPDLSDPALLLRVAAAAARTGLPVSPHTWQRLGELPELPEILTAAAAEDFFALLSSPLHTAEVVNELDRHGLWVRLVPEWERIRGRMPRERTHIHTIDQHSLVTVANCAAVGVSVARPDLLLLGALFHDIGKGKGRPHEQVGAEYVARMARRLDLNLPDRSRVQTLVAEHTTIARLASRFDPVADDTLDLLLDAVHYDRDTLDLLEVLTEADARATGPGVWNARLEAGLRTLVGRARRALVLAAPLRPLVHAPAGIGLRANPEEDTVTVSWRGTDPQPVLALIAAKAWKITAARIAVAEELHAEFDARPTVQTLAEAADEPAFVQAFKSGVHTELPLIPPAPTLTTWRGQVLEVRTVDRIGALGALIAVLPPVSWLSVTTPGATMIAQAAFTGPVDRRKVGGDVTRVLGTG; from the coding sequence GTGACGACGCCGCCCTCTGACCCCTCCACCCTGCGTTCCGGCGCCGTCGCCCGGACCCGCGAGCTGCTGGCCGGTCTGACGGTGCCGGAAGGGTGCGCGCTGGCGGCCACCGGCTCACTCGCGCGGGGCGACATGACCCCGCACTCCGACCTCGACCTCCTCCTGCTCCACCCGGAGGGGGTGGAGCCCGAGCTCACGGACTTCTGGTACCCCGTCTGGGACTCCGCCTTCCGGGTGGACCACGCAGTGCGGACCCTGACCGAGTGCGTCGACATGATCAGCGCAGACTCGACCGCCGCGCTCGCGCTGCTCGAGATGTCGCACCTGGCAGGCGACGCCGAACTCACGGCCCGCACCCGCGCCGCCGTGCTCACCCGGTGGCGCACCGAGATCCACCGCAACTTCAACGCCCTCGCCGACACCGCGATCGCCCGGTGGCGGCGTTTCGGCTCGGTGGTCGCGATGACGCACCCGGACCTGAAGAACGGCCGCGGCGGCCTCCGCGATCTGGACCTCATCCGCGCCCTCGCGCTGGCCAACCTCTGCGACGAGCCCCCGCTCACCGAGGAACGTGCCCTGCTGCTCGACGTCCGCACCCTGCTGCACACCCACGCCCGACGGCGCCGCGACGTGCTGGACCCCGAATTCGCCGAGGACATCGCCACGGAACTGGGCCTGACCGACCGCCACGAGCTCTCCGCCCGCCTGGCCGACGCCGCCCGGCGTATCGACGCCGCCGTCACCGCCGCCCTCGCCACCGCCCGCGCCGCGCTCGTCCCCCGTACCCGCGGCCAGCGCCGCCCCCTCGACGTCGACGTGGTGGACCACGACGGGGAGATCACCCTCTCCCGCCGCCCGGACCTCAGCGACCCGGCGCTGCTGCTGCGCGTGGCCGCGGCCGCCGCCCGCACGGGTCTCCCCGTCTCCCCGCACACCTGGCAGCGGCTCGGAGAGCTGCCCGAGCTCCCGGAGATCCTCACCGCGGCGGCCGCCGAGGACTTTTTCGCGCTGCTCTCCTCGCCGCTGCACACCGCGGAGGTGGTCAACGAACTCGACCGGCACGGCCTCTGGGTCCGGCTGGTCCCCGAGTGGGAGCGCATCCGCGGCCGCATGCCGAGGGAGCGCACCCACATCCACACCATCGACCAGCACAGCCTGGTCACCGTCGCCAACTGCGCGGCCGTGGGAGTGTCCGTCGCCCGCCCGGACCTCCTGCTGCTGGGCGCACTGTTCCACGACATCGGCAAGGGGAAGGGGCGCCCACACGAGCAGGTCGGCGCCGAGTATGTCGCCCGCATGGCCCGCCGCCTGGACCTCAACCTGCCGGACCGCTCACGGGTGCAGACGCTCGTGGCCGAGCACACCACCATCGCGCGGCTGGCCTCGCGTTTCGACCCCGTCGCCGACGACACCCTCGACCTGCTCCTCGACGCCGTCCACTACGACCGCGACACCCTCGACCTGCTCGAGGTCCTCACCGAGGCGGATGCCCGGGCCACCGGCCCCGGTGTGTGGAACGCCCGGCTCGAGGCGGGGCTGCGCACCCTGGTCGGTCGGGCGCGCCGGGCCCTGGTCCTGGCGGCTCCGCTCCGCCCCCTCGTGCACGCGCCCGCCGGGATCGGTCTGCGCGCCAACCCGGAGGAGGACACCGTGACTGTGTCCTGGCGGGGCACCGACCCGCAACCGGTGCTCGCCCTCATCGCCGCGAAGGCCTGGAAGATCACGGCCGCCCGGATCGCGGTGGCGGAAGAACTCCACGCGGAGTTCGACGCCCGGCCCACCGTCCAGACCCTCGCCGAGGCGGCCGATGAGCCGGCCTTCGTCCAGGCTTTCAAATCCGGTGTCCACACGGAGCTTCCCCTTATCCCGCCCGCGCCGACCTTGACCACCTGGCGGGGACAGGTGCTCGAGGTGCGGACCGTCGACCGTATCGGGGCATTGGGCGCGCTCATCGCGGTCCTGCCGCCCGTCAGCTGGTTGTCGGTGACCACCCCGGGCGCCACGATGATCGCCCAGGCGGCCTTCACCGGGCCGGTCGACCGGCGGAAGGTGGGCGGGGATGTGACCCGTGTCCTCGGGACGGGCTAG
- a CDS encoding P-II family nitrogen regulator, which produces MKLVTAVVKPFTLNDIREALESMDVGGMTVTEAQGYGQQRGHSEVYRGAEYATDFVPKVKIEILVADEQLSDVIDAVTRSAYTGKMGDGKVWVTPVEHVVRVRTGDRDDAAL; this is translated from the coding sequence ATGAAACTCGTGACCGCAGTTGTCAAACCCTTCACCCTCAACGACATCCGCGAAGCGCTCGAATCCATGGACGTCGGCGGCATGACCGTCACCGAGGCGCAGGGTTACGGCCAGCAGCGCGGCCACAGCGAGGTCTACCGCGGCGCGGAGTACGCCACCGACTTCGTGCCCAAGGTCAAGATCGAGATCCTCGTCGCGGACGAGCAGCTCTCCGACGTCATCGACGCCGTCACCCGCTCCGCCTACACCGGCAAGATGGGCGACGGGAAAGTCTGGGTCACCCCGGTCGAGCACGTCGTCCGAGTCCGCACCGGCGACCGTGACGACGCCGCCCTCTGA